In Risungbinella massiliensis, the genomic stretch TAGTTAAGTGTGCCCTTCAAGACCTACTTTCTTGTTTTTCCACAGCTAGAGTAGTAACATGATAGCTACCAATTATTACAAATGTTGAATTAAAGAAAGGGTATATGGGCGATGAAACTAAAAAAGAAGATAGAGATAGCAATGGATTTGATGAGGGATCATCATGATATTTTTCAATGTCCGATTTGCAAAACAAAGATCCATATACTAGAACCTAGCAGCTTAATATGTTCGAATAATCATTGTTTTAATTTATCTAAACGGGGTTCTGTCCATTTTTTGCTTGACACGCCGCAATCTGATTACGACAAAACGATGTTAGAGTCCAGACAGATTATTTGCCAGAGAGGTTTTTTTTCCCCACTTATAGACAAGATGATTCAATTGATTCAAGAGGAATTGCCTATTAAATCAAAAGAGCTTCGTATGTTAGATCTCGGTACTGGGGAAGGGTCTCATTTAGCAGAGATTATGGAGCGTTTATCAAAAGAAAATACTACTAGAAATATTGGAGTAGGAATGGATATCTCCAAAGCAGGAATTGATTTAGCAGCGAGAGAGTATCCTAGATTGATTTGGTGTGTAGGAGATCTAGCAAAAAGCCCTTTCCAATCAGATAGTTTTGATCTGATTCTAAATATTTTATCCCCATCGAACTATGAAGAGTTTTTGCGCATCGTTCGTGACAATGGATGGCTACTAAAAGTGATTCCAACAAGCCAATATCTGAAAGAATTACGAGAGTTTTTCTTTAAAGGGAAAAAGAGTCAAGAGTACTCCAATGAGAAGGTACGAGAGCTTTTTACAGAGAATTTGAAGATAATTCGTCAAGAAAAAGTTGAGTATCGTATGACGCTCTCCTCAGAAGATTGGCAGCACTTGATCCGGATGACTCCCTTATCTTGGGGAGCAAGTTCAGAAAAAATAGAAGAAGCATTTCAATTAGATTCTCATCAAGTTACAATCGGTTTTGAAATATTGTTAGGGAAGCGCAAATAAAGAAAGTCAAAGAACCCCATTTTTCTAGTGGTTTTGATCAACAAAGCGATCTAGAAAAGATCCCAATTGGCTTTCATGGAGGAATTCGGACGAATCGAATTGATCGAATTGCTTCTGGGAATCAAAATAAATAAAACAAATAGAGGCTGCTGAACTATATGTCAGCAGCCTCTATTTTAGTGTATATAATCGATTTGGTTAGACTTATCAGACAAGTCTACGGTTTTGGAAACATATTTTTTCGTTCCCGTTTTCATCCACATATAGTTACGCAACAGGGTGGTATTCTGTAACTTGATATTGGAACCACTTCGAATGACATACATAGGGTTCAAATCCGTATACACATTTGCACGATTATCAACTAAACGAAGGGTTTGCAAATCTGTACCTGCAACACGAACAAAATCTTTGGTGAGGTATTCTACTTTGTTTTGTTCAGCGGTCACTTTGCCTTTATATGAAGCAAAGATCAATGCAAAATGTTCTAGAGAGTTTCCTTCTAACGAGGATCGTTGGAAATGGTTACGCAGTAAAGTAACGTTGTTACCATAACTGATCGCTGCGAAGGTAACGGAATTACCTGTCATCGTATTATCTTTGATGGTAATTCGATTCCCACGACTGTTAAATCCATAGTTGAATCCGATTATGGTATTGTTATGGAACGTAATATCTTCTGCGGTAGAGTGTGTACCAAATCCGCTATTCCCAACAGCCAATGTATGCTTTGGTGGTCCATATGCTTTGGAATACTTTACGACACCAAAACGAGAAGGAGTATCACCAGAAAAATCGACGCCACGTCGAACACTTGCAAACGTGCTGTACGAAATCGTATTGTGACGACCTCCATAATCTTGTACGCCATATCCTGAAGAAATGTCAGGTGTTGTTCCTAAGCTAAAAAAGCTTTTGGTCACATGACTATGTAACGTTTTGTCTAACATAAGTCCAATCTTCTTCGAATTACGAATGATGATATCTTGGAACAGAGCATTCTCTGTGAAACCTACTTTTACCATGACGGTGGACATTGGCTGAGGATGCTTAAACTCAATGTGTTCTATTTTTAGGTTTTTAGGAGTATAAGCGTTAACAGTTAATGTTTCTCCGCTTATATAATATGATTCCCGAGCAGAAAGGTCTAAGTATACATTATTTCCTTCTACTTTGGTTACTTTAGATAACTCTCCTTTTGTTAGATATCCTCGATTATCCCAATACCACAATTTACTAGACTTGATATGAAGTAAGTCTCCTATTTTGATTTTGGAGGCGTCTTTTACGGTAATGTAATTTTGATTTACACGGACCGTTTTGGTTACGGTAGTGGTTGCTTTTGGTTTGTTATCAAAGATAAAAGCGGATTGAGCGCTTTTTTGTACAATCGTTGCTTTTTTACCATCAGTGGTAGTAATAATGAGGTTCTTATTTGCTACTAAAGGCTGATCAATATAATAGGTAGCACCGCCTTTTAGTACTACTTTATCCCCTTTGTGAATTGCTTGTTGCAATGCTAGGGTATCTAGTTTGGAATCTTGTCCATTTGCACCAAAAGATTCAGGCGTAGTGACAACTGAATTGTGAGTGGTGACTTTTATTGATCCAACATTATAAGAGCCTGACTGGTATGCAGCAAAGGATGATGGTGCTACTAATCCCATCAGAATGGAAGCAGATAGTAAAGCAATCAAGGATCTATTCAATCTCATTCTATTCCCCCTTATATTGGCATGACTATAAGTATAAACGGTCAATTCCCCCTTTTCTGTGTATATTTTTATACGATTTTGCTAATTCAAGATAAGAACTGAAGGTTTATGCAGTTGTTTTGGTGTTGATTCATATATTTATCTAAATTTGACAACTAAATTTAGGGGAAATAGTACTGATAGAGGTTTATTAACATGATGTATGAGAAGTGAAATGTGCATCTATTTGGTATGAAGGAAGAATATTTTCGAACTATATAAACATGATGGACTCTATTACTTGCTAATTTACGATACAACGAAAGAAGAGAGGGAAAATCATGGCACAAGTATTAGTGATCAATTCCAATCCCAAAAAAGGCTCTGAATCAGTAAGTTTAACTATTGCCAATGAGTTTTTCTTTGCTTATCAAGATGAGGCACCCGATGATGAGATCATTATCTTAAATTTATACGATATGGATGTTCCAGAGATTGATCAGGTTGCATTTGCTGGATGGGGAAAGCTCCAAAAAGGGACTCCTTTCCAGGAACTAACCAAGGAAGAGCAGAAAAAAATTGTCGCAATCAATCGCTCAACCGAACAGTTTGTCCAAGCGGACAAGTATGTGTTTATTACGCCGATGTGGAACTTTGGTATGCCACCTAGAATGAAAGCTTATATCGATACCATCTGTATAGCAGGTAAGACGTTCCGTTATACAAGTGATGGTGGATCGGAAGGTTTGCTGACGGATCGTAAAGCAGTACATATTCAAGCTCGTGGTGGTATTTATTCAGAGGGGCCGATGCAAGAATGGGAATTTGGTGATCGGTATATGAGGGCGATTTTTGCGTTTATGGGAATTAAAGAGGTTTATTCGGTGATTGCAGAAGGAGTAGCTCATCCCAATAAAGCGGAAAGTGCCAAGAACGCTGCGTATAAGCAAGCAGAGTTGGTTGCTCAGCAATTTGCACGCCCTTAGGGAAGATAGTTCGTGTCTTGTTCGAATTCATTTGATCGAATGTAGCCGATCACTCTGAAGTTAACGATGTGTAGTTTTATCAAAAAATAAACCTCCTTATTTAAATAAGGAGGTTTATTTTTTGGTGATATAGGAAATGAAACTAGCTGGACATAAAAAAGGGGATTCATTGTCTTATAACGAAGAAGCAAAAACGGTTTTTTCTCTACCATT encodes the following:
- a CDS encoding methyltransferase domain-containing protein, whose translation is MKLKKKIEIAMDLMRDHHDIFQCPICKTKIHILEPSSLICSNNHCFNLSKRGSVHFLLDTPQSDYDKTMLESRQIICQRGFFSPLIDKMIQLIQEELPIKSKELRMLDLGTGEGSHLAEIMERLSKENTTRNIGVGMDISKAGIDLAAREYPRLIWCVGDLAKSPFQSDSFDLILNILSPSNYEEFLRIVRDNGWLLKVIPTSQYLKELREFFFKGKKSQEYSNEKVRELFTENLKIIRQEKVEYRMTLSSEDWQHLIRMTPLSWGASSEKIEEAFQLDSHQVTIGFEILLGKRK
- a CDS encoding right-handed parallel beta-helix repeat-containing protein produces the protein MRLNRSLIALLSASILMGLVAPSSFAAYQSGSYNVGSIKVTTHNSVVTTPESFGANGQDSKLDTLALQQAIHKGDKVVLKGGATYYIDQPLVANKNLIITTTDGKKATIVQKSAQSAFIFDNKPKATTTVTKTVRVNQNYITVKDASKIKIGDLLHIKSSKLWYWDNRGYLTKGELSKVTKVEGNNVYLDLSARESYYISGETLTVNAYTPKNLKIEHIEFKHPQPMSTVMVKVGFTENALFQDIIIRNSKKIGLMLDKTLHSHVTKSFFSLGTTPDISSGYGVQDYGGRHNTISYSTFASVRRGVDFSGDTPSRFGVVKYSKAYGPPKHTLAVGNSGFGTHSTAEDITFHNNTIIGFNYGFNSRGNRITIKDNTMTGNSVTFAAISYGNNVTLLRNHFQRSSLEGNSLEHFALIFASYKGKVTAEQNKVEYLTKDFVRVAGTDLQTLRLVDNRANVYTDLNPMYVIRSGSNIKLQNTTLLRNYMWMKTGTKKYVSKTVDLSDKSNQIDYIH
- a CDS encoding FMN-dependent NADH-azoreductase, producing MAQVLVINSNPKKGSESVSLTIANEFFFAYQDEAPDDEIIILNLYDMDVPEIDQVAFAGWGKLQKGTPFQELTKEEQKKIVAINRSTEQFVQADKYVFITPMWNFGMPPRMKAYIDTICIAGKTFRYTSDGGSEGLLTDRKAVHIQARGGIYSEGPMQEWEFGDRYMRAIFAFMGIKEVYSVIAEGVAHPNKAESAKNAAYKQAELVAQQFARP